The Apium graveolens cultivar Ventura chromosome 10, ASM990537v1, whole genome shotgun sequence nucleotide sequence TGTTAGAAAAAGTGCTGCTGAAAAAATTGCTGTTGTAaaaattagatgactgtttggtaatttttttgatatgtatatgttttgatacgaaaaattaaaataatgatgATTTTGATAAGGTTTAatggtgaaatcagcatctgcttcccGCAACAGCTAAAAGCAGCTTTTTCTAAAAGCATAGGGGGCCTATTTTTCCTAACAgcagcttttaaattttaccaaacaatTTTTTAACTGTATTTCAGCAAAAAGGGTTGTTGTCTCCcacagcaataccaaacacaccTCTCGACTTAAACAAATACAAAGCATGAATAATATTcacaaaaaataaataataacaaACACAAGTAATTAAGCATGCATGCTGTAAACTGAACTAAACACGAGATAAATATTTGATCATTTTATAAACAAACATACACATGCAGGCCGGAAACTTAGCACAACAAGCATATACATATAACATCTCTTCTAAAAATTATCGATTTTACCGACCGATTAATTACCCAATTAATCGTTTTAACATACTCAGTCGATTCAATTTCATAATCCGATTATTCACTCCACTTTTTTCTTAAATTAGTATATTttagtttaataaattaattatttttatatcttAAACACACCCGATTATGGCCGGATCTGTTGTACATTGACTGCAGTCCCCGAACTAGGGTTTAACGATGCCACGGAGAATTGGTGCAAAGAGGAAAAAGCTGACCATGGAGGAGCTGCTTCGTGTTGGTGgagaaaaaagaagaagattgacTAGGGATCATCATCAGCTGCCTGAAGAAATAATAATCGATGAGATACTCACACTACTGCCCATCAAATCGGTTGTACGTTTTAAATCTGTATCTAAATCATGGCTATCTCTAATCTCCTCTTCACGCTTTATTAAGAAACACAACATCTGCAGTTCCCTGCAAAACCCTAATGACTATGACTGTTTTGTAGCTGATAAAGAGGCTAGTAGAGAAAGTCATATCGCCATTGTTTCCCGCTACAAAGAGATTTTTAAACTCCCTAGAGATTGTTACTTTTTGATTGGTTCCGTTAATGGCTTAGTTTGTCTCCTTCGTCTCCCTAAAAGAGTGTCGCTATGGAACCCCGCAATTCATCAATCTATAGAATTTAATCTTCCACAAGACAAACAAGGCGCTTATAGTCGTCCTACTCTAATTGGACTCGGTTTTGATCCTGTAAGTAATGATTACAAGGTCGTAGTCTGCAATCCGTCCTCAGACTCATGTGATGTTTACTCCTCTAATTCCAATTCATGGATTCAACTATCTGTTCCTCATCATGagtttattattaataaatttaagGAATCATCATCCGTTCCAACTACTTATGTGAAGGATTGTCCTTATTGGACATATTCTACATATTCAGCTGATGAGATCAAGTATTTTACATTTTTGAGTTATAATTCTTCTTATGGGACATATCGATCGGTTAAGAATAACTTTGTTATATCTTTGACTGCACTCAAGTTCGACGCTACAAGTAACAAGTTCAAGTTGCTGCCCGAGTTTTTCCCTGATGCAAGAAGTTGCGAAAGTGAAAAGATATTTAAGTTCATGAATATGAGAGATCTCCTTACTTTGTTGGCATTTGAACTGTCTCCAACCGGTAAGCTCGATGTATAT carries:
- the LOC141692178 gene encoding F-box/kelch-repeat protein At3g23880-like, giving the protein MPRRIGAKRKKLTMEELLRVGGEKRRRLTRDHHQLPEEIIIDEILTLLPIKSVVRFKSVSKSWLSLISSSRFIKKHNICSSLQNPNDYDCFVADKEASRESHIAIVSRYKEIFKLPRDCYFLIGSVNGLVCLLRLPKRVSLWNPAIHQSIEFNLPQDKQGAYSRPTLIGLGFDPVSNDYKVVVCNPSSDSCDVYSSNSNSWIQLSVPHHEFIINKFKESSSVPTTYVKDCPYWTYSTYSADEIKYFTFLSYNSSYGTYRSVKNNFVISLTALKFDATSNKFKLLPEFFPDARSCESEKIFKFMNMRDLLTLLAFELSPTGKLDVYSLDEEKGCGVWIKMLQVGPFQQFENFQNLQQGFRYGDEIVFFESDKICYYDHKRDIVKCLPGKEAFTLKNCFTYTPSMVFLHGMKSIYADDQTRPLGHPIRLMNSLKG